A genomic region of Vitis vinifera cultivar Pinot Noir 40024 chromosome 7, ASM3070453v1 contains the following coding sequences:
- the LOC104878273 gene encoding myosin-6-like: MDKLATAFKSAYDSLGLETSGSKSTNIQKIWYLMQTLMGNTSQIVTEHTIIDHKQRLAFNKSETPESDSTILTKEHFSEIQSVLHEVSFDTLERTNSSEAPKATIVIPNSEPKKMEKVASGISVVTDALAKIVYSRLFDWTVDKINNFIGQDPDSKVLIEVLDIYGFESFKTSSFEQFCINLAKEKLQQHFNQHVFKMEQEEYTKEEIDWSYIDYVDNQDILDLIEKKPGGIIALLDETCIFFPRSTHETFSQKLYQTFKSHKRFSKPKLSPTDFTIYHYAGDVTYQTEHFLDKNKDYVVAEHQSLLSASRYSLVADLFPPLPGESSKTLKFSSIGSRFKQQLQSLLETLSATEPHYVRCVKPNNPFKPSIFENNNVLQQLRYGGALKVIRISCAGYPTRRMFVEFIARFGILAPNVLEGSCDEVTASKRILEEVDLKGDQIGKAKVFLIAGQTTELDARRNEVLGRSVSIIQRKVRSYLTRVPLTIVPEPTQAQCHDIDREVSQFIAELDHGLSSVATSPQAYSLALNPTIKLPHDEPTTWLGTVSATVFEYPFF, encoded by the exons ATGGATAAGCTTGCTACAGCTTTCAAGAGTGCTTATGACAGTTTGGGCCTTGAGACATCTGGTAGCAAATCTACTAACATACAGAAGATTTGGTATCTGATGCAGACATTAATGG GGAATACATCCCAAATTGTGACTGAACATACAATAATTGATCACAAACAGAGACTGGCATTCAACAAATCAGAGACCCCTGAGTCTGATTCTACAATTCTGACCAAAGAACACTTCTCTGAGATCCAGTCTGTGCTTCATGAGGTTTCTTTTGACACATTGGAAAGAACTAATTCAAGTGAAGCCCCGAAGGCTACTATAGTTATTCCAAATTCAGAACctaaaaagatggaaaaagttGCTTCAGG TATTTCTGTCGTTACAGATGCTCTGGCCAAAATTGTTTATTCCAGATTATTTGATTGGACTGTGGATaagatcaataattttattgggCAAGATCCTGATTCAAAAGTTTTAATTGAGGTTCTGGatatttatggatttgagaGTTTCAAGACAAGTAGTTTTGAGCAATTTTGTATCAATTTGGCAAAGGAGAAACTGCAGCAACATTTCAATCAGCATGTATTCAAGATGGAACAAGAAGAATAtacaaaagaagaaattgacTGGAGTTATATAGACTATGTTGATAATCAAGATATTCTTGATCTCATTGAAAAGAAACCTGGTGGCATCATTGCTCTTCTGGATGAGACATGTATATTTTTTCCAAGGTCAACGCATGAGACATTTTCACAGAAGCTTTACCAAACATTTAAAAGTCATAAACGCTTCAGCAAGCCAAAGTTGTCACCTACTGACTTCACCATTTATCACTATGCTGGTGATGTCACATATCAAACCGAGCACTTCCTGGATAAAAACAAAGATTATGTTGTTGCTGAGCATCAATCACTTCTGAGTGCTTCCAGGTACTCCTTAGTGGCAGACTTGTTCCCACCTTTACCTGGGGAGTCTTCCAAAACATTGAAGTTCTCATCAATAGGTTCTCGGTTTAAGCAACAATTGCAATCTTTGCTTGAAACACTGAGTGCCACTGAGCCACATTATGTTCGCTGTGTGAAGCCAAATAATCCTTTTAAGCCATCAATCTTTGAGAATAATAATGTTCTACAGCAACTACGTTATGGGGGTGCCTTGAAAGTAATTAGGATCAGTTGTGCTGGATATCCCACAAGAAGAATGTTTGTTGAGTTCATTGCTCGTTTCGGCATCCTTGCACCTAATGTCTTGGAGGGGAGCTGTGATGAGGTTACTGCTTCCAAGAGGATTCTGGAGGAGGTGGACCTTAAAGGGGATCAGATTGGTAAAGCAAAAGTGTTTCTTATAGCTGGTCAGACGACAGAACTAGATGCTCGTAGGAATGAGGTTTTAGGAAGATCTGTTAGCATTATCCAGAGAAAAGTTCGTTCATATCTAACTC GGGTTCCATTGACCATTGTTCCTGAGCCCACTCAAGCACAATGCCACGATATAGATAGGGAAGTTTCCCAGTTCATAGCTGAGTTGGATCATGGACTCTCTTCTGTTGCAACATCCCCCCAAGCATACTCTTTGGCTTTGAATCCTACCATTAAATTACCTCACGACGAGCCCACTACATGGCTGGGCACAGTTTCTGCAACTGTCTTTGAGTACCCTTTCTTCTGA